A window of the Fusarium poae strain DAOMC 252244 chromosome 3, whole genome shotgun sequence genome harbors these coding sequences:
- a CDS encoding hypothetical protein (BUSCO:49191at5125) has translation MVGLQNAGKTSLLRVLAGGEFTLDSIPTVGFNMKKVQRGHVTLKCWDIGGQPRFRTMWERYCRGVSAIVFIVDIADTPLIPQAKEELHDLMSRKSLEGIPLLILGNKSDLPDKLSVDELIDELDLKNIRGREVCCYGISAKEETNLDAVVEFLMKYATRP, from the exons ATGGTTGGCTTGCAAAATGCCGGCAAGACTTCATTATTGCGAGTCCTCGCT GGCGGCGAATTCACCCTCGA CTCGATTCCTACCGTTGGTTTCAATATGAAAAAGGTGCAGCGAGGCCATGTCACCCTAAAATGCTGGGACATCGGCGGCCAGCCTCGGTTCCGAACTATGTGGGAGAGATACTGTCGGGGCGTCAGCGCCATCGTGTTCATCGTTGACATTGCCGACACCCCATTGATCCCGCAAGCCAAAGAGGAGCTCCACGATCTTATGAGCCGCAAGTCGCTTGAGGGCATCCCCCTTCTCATCCTAGGGAATAAATCCGATCTTCCGGATAAGCTTTCGGTGGATGAGTTGATCGACGAACTAGACCTGAAAAACATACGCGGTCGTGAGGTGTGCTGCTATGGTATCAGTGCGAAAGAAGAAACAAACCTTGACGCTGTAGTCGAGTTTCTAATGAAATATGCCACGCGCCCATAA